A segment of the Nostoc sp. TCL26-01 genome:
CAAAAATTAAATCTTAGTCCTGTATCTCAATTTTTTAGCCTTGCTATGCCAATACTATCTATATGCCATGAGGAAATGTAGATATGCTCCGTCGTTGGATATCATCAGCTTTAGCAATTTTATTCAGCATCATTGTAACTGCTTGTAGTACTGCAACTACCCAGCAGCCACAAGCACAAAACACAACAATACTCAACACTGATGCTCAACCATTAGCAAATGTATCTGCGAAAAGAGTTGTCACCCTCTCTTCATTAACTACAGATATTATCTCTCAACTTGATCAAAGCAAGCTTGTAGGTATGACTGGGAGTACATTATTTAAAAATGATTCACGCTTCCAAGATATTCCCCGTGTTAGCGAAGGTCAAAATCCCCCCAATTTAGAAAGAATTATTGCCTTGAAACCAGATTTAGTTATTGGTGCAGAAGGTTTTTCTAATCAACCAATTCAACGCCTGAAACAATTGGGTATTCCTACTTTGCTAACGCAAATCAACACATGGAATTCTTTAGAAGAAATCACCAAAAAACTAGCTCAGTTAATTGATGTCAATCCTCAACCTTTATTAGACCGTTACCAAAGTTTTTTACCAAATAAATCATCTCCGAATGTTTCGACTATTGTATTGGTAAGTCGGCAACCAATCTTAGCACCAAATAAAAATAGCTGGGCAGGTGATTTGTTAGAAAAATTTCCTACTAAAAACTTAGTTGCAGATTTACAAGGTCAAAGTCCCATTTCTGGTTATGTTACTCTTTCGGCTGAGAAAGTTTTAGAGGCTAATCCCGAAGTAATTATTGTTGTTAGTCCTCCCCAAGGTGGAACAAAAATATCAGTTTTAGATGATTTTAAAAAAGAAGGATTTTGGGCAAAACTACAAGCCACAAAAAATAATCGAGTATATGTTTATAGTTATTACGGCTTAGTTAATCCAGGCAGTATAGATGCCATAGAAAAAGTTTGTCGGCAGCTTCAGCAAGATTTGTTAGTTGTCAATTAGCACTCCAATCTGCAAACTCCAACCCAGGTACACGGGTAAAATCTCGCTGATTCCGCGTTACCAAAATAGCATCATTAGCAATGGCAATGGCAGCTATGCGTAAATCTTGCGTCCCGATACGAAGATTCTGACGCAACAGTTCTCCATAGCAATCAGCAGCTTTTTGGTTAAATGCAAGTAAATTAATACTATTGAAGTAATCGTATGTCGCTTGTAAACTAGAGTAGGCAGTAACTAATTTATCTAGAGAATCAGCTTTCCTAATGACATTAAATCTTCCACGAATCTGTTCTTCAAAGGTAATAATGGTCACAGCTAAATTTTCTGAAGAAATTTCACTAATACGCTTGCTAACATGAGGATGCCCATTTTGGAAAAGTGAGACAGAATCTGTATCTAGTATCCACAAACTCACGATTCTTTAACCTCTGTAGCATCAATTTGATGATAGCGTTCTGCCATTTCTGCATCTATTTCTCTACGATATTCTTCAATGTCTGCTAATACCTCATCAAACATTGGATCATCTTTAAACATACCTGCAAATTTCATCCAAGGATGTTCTGGTTTTGGTACTGCTATTTCTTGAGTGACTATTTCTACATTTTTTAACCTTCTATCCACAATTTCATGTAAATTATGCAGTGCATCTTCTCGCGTTGTAGCGAATACTTGACAGTCTGGTAATCCCCAAACTGTTGCTTGATATCCACCTTCTTTTTCTTCGATTAATACTGAATAGTTAAGCTTGGATAGTTCATTAGTTGTTTTTTGAAGTGAATTACTAGTCATAAGATTTACCTATTTTTTCTTTTGGCTATATCTATTGTAAATCCACTAATCAGCAAGATGAATTAGTGAGATTAGTAAGTATGCTGGCAGGTTTTTTCTGAGACGGAATTAACTACTTGAATTAGTTCTTGTAATTTGGCAGCTACGACTCCACTAGTTAATAGTTCTTCTGCTGTAGCAATACCCGATCGCATATCGGCACAAATCCCACTTTGCCACAGGTAAAATCCCCCATTCCACAATGCTGTTTGCATTAATTCGCTAGCATTCCCAGCCAATACATCCTGCATCTGTACCAGCAATTCTTCTGTACTACCTAATGCTACATTCTTGGTAGTAAAACCATAATCATGGGGTGAAAGCAACAATCTTTCTAACTCTGGGGATGTTTGCGACAAGCTGATAATGGCTGTCCGATCGCGTGGTAAATCGCAACTCCCCTCTAATCCTTTGACTAAGGTAAATTTAGTCACTCCCCGTAATCTCAAGGCAGTCTGGAACATTCCCTCTGTCGGTGGATGAACATAGCCAGCAATCATGTGAGCATCCCCACCATAAGGACACCAGATTAATTCCATTGTCGCTAAAGGTGGACGCTTGCCGAGTTGGTCACGGTATCCCCATAGACTATTAGTTAAAGGAAAATGCTGTGGTGGATAGACAAAACCAATGCCAGTTTGCTGAAATACTACTTGGGTGTTAATTAGAGGTAAAGTAGTCCAGTTGACTCCTAATCCTTGCCAAATTTCTGTTAGCGGTAATCCATACTTAGTGGGTAAGCGATCGCCTCCGTGCATCACCACTGGTTGTCCTGCAGCAGCAAGTAATAAGGCGATGACTGGGCTGATGGGTGCGGTGCGTGTTCTGCCATCATAAGGTATGCCAAAAACCAGGACTGGATGTGGTGAAGTGATGGGTTGCAGTTTTACACCCAATTCATCGTAAGCGTCTAACATTCCTGCCAACTCTTCTCCCGTGGGACGCTTAATCCGATGGGCAATCAAAAATGCACCGATTTGGGCTGGTGTAGCTTCTCCCAGCAACATCATTTTCGTAGCTGTGGCTGCTTCCACACGAGTTAAATTTTCTCCCGTATGATTGCCACTACCTACTTTTTTCAATAATTCCCTGAAGATGATGCTCATAAAAGTCAATGGTCAACGGTTAATAGTCAAAAGGACTTACGCACTCAACCAATAAACCCTTCTGAAGGTAGTCAATAGTCCATAGTCAAGGGGAGCCTGCCGCTTGTGGGGGTTTCCCCCATTGTGCGGACTGGCGTTCAAAATCAAGTTTTTTTTCGACTATTGACTATTGACAAAAAAGCCAGAAAATTTATTGACACTACGTAAGTCCTAGTCAATAGTAATAGTCATTGGTAATTCTTGAGACTTTTGACGCTGAACTATGAGCTATTGACTTTTGACTATGGACTAATCCTAACGTTAGGATGCCGATCGCTGTTGCTCCATTAGTGGGGGAATATTTTCTTGGACTAGTTGCCAAAAATGCTTGATGGGTGGAATCTGTAAACGATCTTGAGTTGTCACCATGACTACGCGACGAGTCAAGCCAGAATTCTCAGATCCTACACCGCTATTGGCTAGGGGACGTACTGCTAAAGTGGGGTCAAGACGCGCTTCTACTAGGGCGGAAGTTGGTAACAAGGCGATTAATTCTCCTTGGCGCACTACTCCCCGAAAGGCATCTAGGGTATTGACTTCTAAAGCTGCTTGTAGCGTGGCTTCTAGGCGCTCAAATTTATCTTGGACTAGACGCTGCATCCCATAACCATCTTTAAAGACGACTTGCGGATAACGAACTAACTCTGGCCAAGGAACACGTTCGTATTGGGCTAGAGGATGATTGGCTGCGGTTAAAACTTCTATGGGTTCATCATAAAGCATTTGTACCACCATTTCCCGACCGGTGATCAGGAAGCGATTATTCATGACAATTGCTAGATCCACCAAGCCATCTTTGAGGACTTTGAGAGCGCGATCGCTCCCCAAGGAAGTCACCCGCAGCTGCACATCGGGATAATCACGACAAAACTTTTGTAACACTGGCGGTAGGTAAGAACCACACAAGGAATGAATGGCAGCAACACACAATTCTGGCTGCTTGCCTGCCACTAAATCGGCTAGTTCTTGCGTAGCCGTATCCCACTCTTGACAAATTTTGCGGGCGCGAGGAAGTAAGCGTTCACCCCCCAAGGTGAGCTTGGCATGATTTGTTCTGTGAAATAGTTCCACTCCCAAATCAGCTTCTAAAGATTGGATTTGCCGACTGATGGTCGATTGGGTGACACCGCACTTACCGGCAGCTTTCTGAAAGCTGCCAGTTTCTGCGATCGCCAAAAAAGCTTGCAACTGCTCTAGTCGCATTGGTTCGGTAGCCTGAATTACATTTATGGCTTTTATTTAAGTTAGCGGATTTTGGCACATAATTTCGTAGATTTTGTTACAGGTTTACTTTTTTCTTAAAGTAAAT
Coding sequences within it:
- a CDS encoding ABC transporter substrate-binding protein, translated to MLRRWISSALAILFSIIVTACSTATTQQPQAQNTTILNTDAQPLANVSAKRVVTLSSLTTDIISQLDQSKLVGMTGSTLFKNDSRFQDIPRVSEGQNPPNLERIIALKPDLVIGAEGFSNQPIQRLKQLGIPTLLTQINTWNSLEEITKKLAQLIDVNPQPLLDRYQSFLPNKSSPNVSTIVLVSRQPILAPNKNSWAGDLLEKFPTKNLVADLQGQSPISGYVTLSAEKVLEANPEVIIVVSPPQGGTKISVLDDFKKEGFWAKLQATKNNRVYVYSYYGLVNPGSIDAIEKVCRQLQQDLLVVN
- a CDS encoding type II toxin-antitoxin system VapC family toxin, translating into MSLWILDTDSVSLFQNGHPHVSKRISEISSENLAVTIITFEEQIRGRFNVIRKADSLDKLVTAYSSLQATYDYFNSINLLAFNQKAADCYGELLRQNLRIGTQDLRIAAIAIANDAILVTRNQRDFTRVPGLEFADWSAN
- a CDS encoding type II toxin-antitoxin system HicB family antitoxin; amino-acid sequence: MTSNSLQKTTNELSKLNYSVLIEEKEGGYQATVWGLPDCQVFATTREDALHNLHEIVDRRLKNVEIVTQEIAVPKPEHPWMKFAGMFKDDPMFDEVLADIEEYRREIDAEMAERYHQIDATEVKES
- a CDS encoding anthranilate phosphoribosyltransferase family protein; this translates as MSIIFRELLKKVGSGNHTGENLTRVEAATATKMMLLGEATPAQIGAFLIAHRIKRPTGEELAGMLDAYDELGVKLQPITSPHPVLVFGIPYDGRTRTAPISPVIALLLAAAGQPVVMHGGDRLPTKYGLPLTEIWQGLGVNWTTLPLINTQVVFQQTGIGFVYPPQHFPLTNSLWGYRDQLGKRPPLATMELIWCPYGGDAHMIAGYVHPPTEGMFQTALRLRGVTKFTLVKGLEGSCDLPRDRTAIISLSQTSPELERLLLSPHDYGFTTKNVALGSTEELLVQMQDVLAGNASELMQTALWNGGFYLWQSGICADMRSGIATAEELLTSGVVAAKLQELIQVVNSVSEKTCQHTY
- a CDS encoding LysR family transcriptional regulator, which produces MRLEQLQAFLAIAETGSFQKAAGKCGVTQSTISRQIQSLEADLGVELFHRTNHAKLTLGGERLLPRARKICQEWDTATQELADLVAGKQPELCVAAIHSLCGSYLPPVLQKFCRDYPDVQLRVTSLGSDRALKVLKDGLVDLAIVMNNRFLITGREMVVQMLYDEPIEVLTAANHPLAQYERVPWPELVRYPQVVFKDGYGMQRLVQDKFERLEATLQAALEVNTLDAFRGVVRQGELIALLPTSALVEARLDPTLAVRPLANSGVGSENSGLTRRVVMVTTQDRLQIPPIKHFWQLVQENIPPLMEQQRSAS